In Sulfurovum xiamenensis, one DNA window encodes the following:
- a CDS encoding histidine triad nucleotide-binding protein has protein sequence MCIFCKIVNKEIPNNTVHESEHFLAFHDLYPKAPIHILIIPKTHVDCFQDVTPETMAGLTEFAQEVATKVGIDESGYRLITNNGPDGGQEVFHLHFHLLGGGKLTWDHSHEDPHKSL, from the coding sequence ATGTGCATATTCTGCAAAATCGTAAACAAAGAAATTCCCAACAATACTGTTCATGAGAGTGAACACTTTTTAGCATTTCATGACCTCTACCCTAAGGCACCAATCCATATTCTCATCATCCCGAAAACACATGTAGATTGTTTTCAGGATGTTACACCGGAGACCATGGCAGGACTCACCGAATTTGCACAAGAAGTCGCGACTAAAGTCGGTATAGATGAATCAGGATACAGACTCATTACGAACAATGGTCCAGACGGAGGACAAGAGGTATTCCACTTACATTTCCACCTGTTAGGCGGAGGAAAACTCACCTGGGACCACAGCCACGAAGACCCGCATAAGAGTTTATAA
- a CDS encoding ABC-F family ATP-binding cassette domain-containing protein, producing the protein MIQLTNLSKSFGGQTLFKDVNLKLSPGQKIGLVGRNGSGKSTLFKIILGEESYDSGDVSIPKNYMIGTLKQHLVFTEKTVREECALVLPEDEQWNFYKIEKLLFGLGFSAEDLEKDPLSFSGGYQIRINLVKLLATEPNMLLLDEPTNYLDLPSLRWLKGFIKEFEGEVILITHDRDFMDAVTTHTMGIQRKGLRLVQGDTHKYYATLEMEDETYEKTKANQDKKRKELEEFVARNKARASTAALAQSKQKELDKMDEMEDLQNDATLSFNFKYKETPAKIVLRAEDLGFGYNPEAPLFQGVTFALEKGKRLAIIGKNGKGKSTLLNYIAGELPLQQGKLDFHPSTTFAHFGQTNIERLNVSSTIIDEIASVNKDIGIPESRSIAGRMMFSGDLADKKIEVLSGGERSRVMLGKIIATPANLLFLDEPTNHLDMQSIDALADAIDAFEGSLIMVTHSEMLLRRLADALIIFHKGGAEYFEGTYDEFLEKIGWEEEEGAAPKKKKPKINHKERKKLRKAVTQERNELRKPYTKEIKLCEEKIEALEAELEMKNAALEKASNTADNDAIMELSREAGLIQQEVDALFERLEIATEKDEEIVAEYELKLEEIDA; encoded by the coding sequence ATGATACAACTTACAAACCTCTCTAAAAGCTTTGGGGGACAAACCCTTTTTAAAGATGTCAATCTCAAACTTTCACCCGGACAGAAGATCGGACTTGTCGGACGTAACGGGTCTGGTAAATCGACGCTTTTCAAGATCATCCTTGGTGAAGAGAGTTATGATTCCGGAGATGTGAGTATCCCTAAGAACTATATGATAGGTACACTTAAACAACATCTTGTATTCACAGAAAAGACAGTTCGTGAAGAGTGTGCACTTGTACTTCCTGAAGATGAACAGTGGAACTTTTACAAGATAGAAAAACTGCTTTTTGGACTGGGTTTTTCGGCAGAAGACCTTGAGAAAGACCCTTTGAGTTTTTCCGGAGGGTACCAGATACGTATCAATCTTGTAAAACTTTTGGCAACAGAACCGAATATGCTGTTACTCGATGAGCCTACCAACTACCTTGACCTTCCTTCTCTACGCTGGCTAAAAGGGTTCATTAAAGAGTTTGAGGGAGAAGTGATACTCATCACGCACGACCGTGACTTTATGGATGCTGTGACGACCCATACGATGGGTATACAGCGTAAAGGACTTCGTTTGGTACAGGGCGACACGCATAAATACTATGCGACACTTGAAATGGAAGATGAAACCTATGAAAAAACGAAGGCAAACCAGGATAAAAAGCGAAAAGAGCTCGAAGAGTTTGTAGCGAGAAACAAGGCCAGAGCATCTACTGCGGCACTGGCACAGTCCAAGCAAAAAGAACTCGACAAAATGGATGAGATGGAAGATCTGCAGAATGATGCGACGTTATCATTTAACTTCAAATATAAAGAGACCCCCGCAAAAATTGTTTTACGTGCAGAAGATCTGGGCTTTGGGTACAACCCTGAAGCACCCCTTTTTCAAGGTGTTACTTTTGCTCTGGAGAAGGGTAAACGTCTGGCAATTATCGGTAAGAACGGTAAGGGTAAGTCAACGCTGCTGAACTACATTGCAGGAGAACTGCCGCTCCAACAGGGGAAGCTTGATTTTCATCCTTCTACCACGTTCGCGCACTTTGGACAGACCAACATTGAAAGACTGAATGTCTCATCAACGATCATTGATGAGATCGCTTCGGTCAATAAAGATATAGGGATACCCGAATCACGCAGTATCGCCGGGCGTATGATGTTCTCTGGTGACCTTGCGGATAAAAAGATAGAGGTGCTTTCAGGGGGAGAGCGCAGCCGTGTCATGCTGGGAAAGATCATCGCAACCCCTGCAAATCTTCTCTTTCTTGATGAGCCTACAAACCACCTGGATATGCAGTCCATCGATGCTCTGGCAGATGCCATAGATGCCTTTGAAGGTTCTCTCATCATGGTCACGCACTCGGAAATGCTTTTAAGAAGATTGGCTGATGCGCTGATTATCTTTCATAAAGGCGGGGCAGAGTATTTTGAAGGTACCTATGATGAATTTTTGGAAAAGATAGGCTGGGAAGAGGAAGAAGGGGCTGCGCCTAAAAAGAAAAAACCCAAGATTAACCATAAAGAACGAAAAAAACTGCGTAAAGCTGTGACACAGGAACGTAATGAACTGCGTAAACCTTATACCAAAGAGATCAAGCTTTGTGAAGAAAAGATCGAGGCGCTTGAAGCAGAACTTGAGATGAAAAATGCAGCGCTTGAAAAAGCATCAAACACTGCTGACAACGATGCCATAATGGAACTTTCACGTGAGGCAGGCCTTATACAGCAGGAAGTGGACGCACTCTTCGAACGTTTGGAGATCGCTACGGAAAAAGATGAGGAGATCGTGGCGGAGTATGAGCTCAAACTTGAGGAGATTGATGCTTAG
- a CDS encoding DUF1450 domain-containing protein, producing the protein MKIQLCKKFSKVNKLQKKLIKAFPDDTVTVKSCISMCKQCKKQPVAKVDGKKQKAKSISKLLSKIEEL; encoded by the coding sequence ATGAAGATACAACTATGTAAAAAATTCTCGAAAGTCAATAAGCTTCAGAAGAAACTGATAAAGGCATTTCCAGATGATACGGTCACAGTGAAGTCATGTATCAGTATGTGCAAACAGTGCAAGAAGCAGCCTGTAGCAAAAGTGGATGGAAAGAAACAAAAGGCCAAAAGTATTTCAAAGCTCCTCTCTAAGATAGAGGAGCTTTAA
- a CDS encoding OsmC family protein — protein sequence MNVSVEYLGDKKFKANTIKSSFTLDCKEITPVEYFATGIIGCTGIDLVMMAEKDGFEVTNYSVKAEIERTDSVPMKFASMHIIYEFDGAFDATKAKRYIGASLESYCTTVNSIRDSVKVSYTIIQNGEKIADKEELISMSVPLEDGFGGACCS from the coding sequence ATGAACGTATCAGTAGAGTATCTTGGCGATAAAAAATTTAAAGCGAACACCATAAAGTCTTCTTTCACTTTAGACTGTAAAGAGATTACACCTGTGGAGTATTTTGCAACAGGGATCATAGGGTGTACAGGGATAGACCTTGTGATGATGGCTGAGAAGGATGGTTTTGAAGTAACGAACTACTCTGTAAAAGCAGAGATAGAGAGAACAGACTCCGTACCTATGAAATTTGCATCGATGCATATCATTTACGAGTTTGATGGAGCGTTCGATGCAACGAAAGCGAAGCGTTATATAGGTGCTTCTTTGGAGAGTTACTGTACAACGGTGAACTCTATCCGTGATTCGGTAAAGGTGAGCTATACGATCATCCAAAATGGTGAGAAGATCGCTGACAAAGAAGAACTTATTTCTATGAGTGTACCGCTTGAAGATGGATTTGGCGGAGCCTGCTGCTCGTAG